From the genome of Leishmania donovani BPK282A1 complete genome, chromosome 10, one region includes:
- a CDS encoding protein transport protein Sec23, putative — translation MVIPMSCMYTPLHLIEPSHLVLGAAIDELCCANCGAFCSMHSQREMGKYWVCVSCKRRNSFQSNTAITEQHPALMYETVEFVLANPPTPVVAPPQPQPAPAFIFVVDTCIPSGEMASLRTSLLESLQYLPRNALVGLISFGATVSVWELGASSGVAISKCYLLRGNTANPPDSLQSMLQVSENHPVRGRLLAPLCDVEAALTSLIEELEEDGAAVPSSKRPLRATSTAVEAATYLMEALAPPQMTAQQQYVLYGKHVKAATAPGGNVKMGKILLFTGGPCTRGPGAVVSTDKADMMRFHRDIIEGDTPYYEAAFNFYNALEPRMIAANTCLDVFAQSLDQVGVMEMRRCIDNTGGTLIVEDETTDIMFLESLKRYWQRCDLRAGTERALAAAQEGMSSSGVDGSYSSEDHRAHCGFAVHMEVNTSVGTLLRGALGPCNVDVEANKRGPTRLTSPLEVGAGGTTRWCVSYLDKGMTLSFLFDTATASSQQSGAESAHEKRFIQFVTRYTTPRGEQRVRVTSVVQPVAPPTAPPDYYTKAAAFDQTCAATIVARMAVSILEKHPGKWDDAKRWLDTLLVRFVRRYSTFSPGQPNTLRLDPCLSLFPSFMYNLRRSEYFMVLNISPDETTFKRHWLLRESVDNCVLMIQPTLDSYDLASPFATPMQLDSSSLRHDNIVLMDAYFNVHIMWGSIIYQWIEAAYHENPEYANFAELLEAAERDAQMILSSRYPYPRFSRTDADGSEARHVKTRVNPATNYHNSGMQYGAGPNGAVEQADVIYTDDASIMTFMTSLKKAVVTSDGKEEA, via the coding sequence ATGGTGATCCCGATGAGCTGCATGTAcacgccgctgcacctcatTGAGCCCAGTCACCTCGTTCTGGGCGCAGCCATTGACGAGCTGTGCTGTGCAAACTGCGGCGCCTTTTGCAGCATGCACAGCCAGCGCGAGATGGGCAAGTACTGGGTGTGCGTATCCTGCAAGCGCCGCAACTCTTTCCAGAGCAACACCGCCATCACGGAGCAGCACCCGGCGCTGATGTACGAGACGGTCGAGTTTGTGCTCGCAAACCCGCCGACGCCCGTGGTGGCGCCACCTCAGCCGCAGCCAGCGCCTGCCTTCATCTTCGTCGTCGACACGTGCATCCCTTCCGGCGAGATGGCGTCGTTGCGCACGAGCCTGCTGGAGTCCCTGCAGTATCTGCCGCGCAACGCCCTCGTAGGCCTCATCTCCttcggcgccaccgtctctgTGTGGGAGCTGGGCGCCAGCTCTGGCGTGGCGATCAGCAAGTGCTACCTTCTGCGCGGCAACACGGCGAACCCGCCCGATTCGCTGCAGAGCATGCTTCAGGTCTCGGAAAATCATCCCGTGCGGGGGCGGCTGCTGGCCCCGCTGTGCgatgtggaggcggcgctcacCTCGTTGATCGaggagctcgaggaggacggcgccgccgtgccgtcaTCCaagcggccgctgcgggccacgtcgacggcggtggaggcggccacGTACCTGATGGAGGCCCTCGCGCCACCACAGATgacagcgcagcagcagtacgtACTATACGGAAAGCACGTAAAAGCCGCTACAGCGCCCGGGGGTAATGTGAAGATGGGTAAGATTCTCCTCTTCACCGGCGGCCCGTGCACGCGCGgccccggcgccgtcgtcagcACCGACAAGGCGGACATGATGCGCTTCCATCGCGACATCATTGAGGGCGATACACCCTACTACGAGGCAGCCTTTAACTTCTACAACGCGCTCGAGCCGCGGATGATAGCCGCGAACACGTGCCTCGACGTCTTCGCTCAGTCCCTTGACCAAGTTGGTGTCATGGagatgcgccgctgcatcgacaACACCGGTGGCACGCTCATCGTCGAAGATGAGACGACTGACATCATGTTTCTGGAGTCGCTGAAGCGTTactggcagcgctgcgatTTGCGGGCCGGCACAGAGCGCGccttggcggcagcgcaggaaGGCATGTCCTCTTCGGGTGTCGACGGCAGCTACAGCAGTGAGGACCACAGAGCTCACTGCGGATTCGCTGTGCACATGGAGGTGAACACGTCCGTcggcacgctgctgcgcggtgcgCTCGGTCCGTGCAACGTGGACGTGGAGGCGAACAAGCGCGGGCCTACGCGGCTCACCTCACCACTGGAGGTGGGCGCTGGTGGCACGACGCGCTGGTGCGTCAGCTACCTCGACAAGGGAATGACGCTTTCATTCCTGTTTGACAcagccaccgccagcagccagCAGAGTGgcgcagagagcgcgcaTGAGAAGCGCTTCATCCAGTTCGTCACGCGCTACACCACGCCGCGCGGCGAGCAGCGGGTGCGCGTGACGAGCGTCGTGCAGCCCGTCGCCccgccgacagcgccgccggacTACTACACGAAGGCTGCCGCCTTTGATCAGACGTGTGCGGCGACGATCGTGGCGCGCATGGCGGTGAGCATACTCGAGAAGCATCCGGGCAAGTGGGATGACGCCAAGCGATGGCTGGacacgctgctggtgcgcttCGTGCGGCGCTACTCCACCTTCTCCCCTGGTCAACCGAACACGTTGCGCCTCGACccgtgcctctccctcttcccatCCTTCATGTACAACCTGCGCCGCTCCGAGTACTTCATGGTGCTCAACATCTCGCCTGATGAGACGACGTTCAAGCGCCactggctgctgcgcgaaTCCGTCGACAATTGCGTGCTCATGATCCAGCCCACGCTGGACTCGTACGACTTGGCGAGCCCGTTCGCGACGCCCATGCAgctcgacagcagcagcctgcGTCACGACAACATTGTGCTGATGGATGCCTACTTTAACGTCCATATCATGTGGGGCAGCATCATCTACCAGTGGATCGAGGCAGCCTACCACGAGAACCCCGAGTACGCCAACTTTgccgagctgctggaggcggcggagcgtgACGCGCAGATGATCTTGTCGAGCCGCTACCCGTACCCGCGCTTCTCGCGCACGGACGCCGACGGCTCCGAGGCGCGCCACGTAAAGACGCGCGTGAACCCGGCCACCAACTACCACAACTCGGGCATGCAGTACGGCGCCGGCCCCAACGgggcggtggagcaggccGACGTCATCTACACAGATGATGCCTCTATCATGACGTTCATGACCTCGCTCAAGAAGGCAGTAGTGACCTCCGACGGCAAGGAGGAAGCGtag
- a CDS encoding isocitrate dehydrogenase [NADP], mitochondrial precursor, putative gives MFRRVSAASASSLVAARSFSSTNVYLDKRIKVKNEVVDMDGDEMTRIIWSFIKEKLILPYVDVPINYFDLSVTNRDATNDKVTVEAAEAIKKCNVGIKCATITPDEARVKEFNLKKMWKSPNGTIRNILGGTVFREPIIVSNIPRIVPQWHNPIVVGRHAFGDQYKATDAVLKPGKLQLVHTPADGSAPTTLDVYDFKGEGVGLAMYNTKESIEGFAKSCFQYALMRKYPLVLTTKNTILKKYDGMFLQTFQRMYDEQYKADFEKAGITYNHRLIDDQVAQMIKGEGGFVWACKNYDGDVQSDIVAQGFGSLGLMTSVLMCPDGKTIEAEAAHGTVTRHYRQHQQGKETSTNSVASIYAWTRGLAHRGKLDGNSDLVKFSETLERVVVKAIEDGHMTKDLALCVYGSSGVKREHYETTEQFLDSVDAALKKAMSA, from the coding sequence ATGTTCCGCCGTGTTTCGGCTGCTTCGGCGAGCTCGCTCGTCGCCGcacgctccttctccagcaccaACGTCTACCTGGACAAGCGCATCAAGGTAAAGAATGAGGTGGTAGACatggacggcgacgagatGACGCGCATTATCTGGTCGTTCATCAAGGAAAAGCTGATCCTGCCCTACGTGGATGTCCCGATCAACTACTTTGACCTCAGCGTGACTAACCGTGACGCGACGAACGACAAGGTCACGGTTGAAGCCGCCGAAGCGATCAAGAAGTGCAACGTTGGCATCAAGtgcgccaccatcacccccGATGAGGCCCGCGTGAAGGAGTTCAACCTGAAGAAGATGTGGAAGAGCCCAAACGGCACCATCCGGAACATCCTTGGCGGCACGGTGTTCCGTGAGCCGATCATCGTCTCCAACATCCCACGTATCGTCCCTCAGTGGCACAATCCCATCGTGGTCGGCCGCCACGCCTTCGGCGACCAGTACAAGGCGACGGATGCTGTTTTGAAGCCCGGCAAGCTGCAGCTCGTGCACACAcccgccgacggcagcgcgccgacaACGCTGGATGTATACGACTTCAAGGGCGAGGGTGTCGGGCTGGCCATGTACAACACGAAGGAGAGCATTGAGGGCTTTGCGAAGAGCTGCTTCCAGTACGCGTTGATGCGCAAGTACCCACTGGTTTTGACGACGAAGAACACCATCCTGAAGAAGTACGATGGCATGTTCCTGCAGACCTTCCAGCGCATGTATGACGAGCAGTACAAGGCCGACTTCGAGAAGGCCGGCATCACGTACAACCACCGCCTCATCGATGACCAGGTGGCGCAGATGATCAAGGGCGAGGGCGGCTTCGTGTGGGCGTGCAAGAACTACGATGGCGACGTGCAGAGCGACATCGTGGCGCAAGGCTTCGGCTCGCTGGGCCTCATGACCTCTGTGCTGATGTGCCCGGATGGCAAGACAATCGAGGCCGAGGCCGCCCACGGCACGGTGACGCGTCACTACCGCCAGCATCAGCAGGGCAAGGAGACGAGCACGAACTCCGTCGCCTCCATCTACGCCTGGACGCGCGGTCTCGCCCATCGTGGCAAGCTTGACGGCAACAGCGACCTCGTCAAGTTCTCGGAGACGCTGGAGAGGGTGGTCGTCAAGGCGATTGAGGATGGCCACATGACGAAGGACCTGGCCCTCTGCGTCTACGGCTCCAGCGGCGTCAAGCGTGAACATTACGAGACGACGGAGCAGTTCCTCGACAGCGTCGATGCAGCCCTGAAGAAGGCGATGAGCGCGTAA